In Chroicocephalus ridibundus chromosome 4, bChrRid1.1, whole genome shotgun sequence, one genomic interval encodes:
- the LOC134515277 gene encoding C-signal-like — translation MAAVRARTVLLTGSNRGIGLELVKQLLGTPRPPAWIFATCRDPEGPRAQELRDLASKHPNLVLVKLDVANPSAITDAVKIVEGKLNGTGLNLLINNAGIYTPTASLETVDAEEMIRMYKTNAVGPMLMAQAFLPLLKKAARESTEKGLSCSKAAIINISTIMGSIEKTPESFFKPVISYRCSKAALNMLTKCQALTYGEAGILCVALHPGWVKTDMGSQEADLTVDTSVRGLLSVLPILSEKHSGTLLNWEGKAIPW, via the exons atggcggcggtTCGGGCGCGGACGGTGTTGCTGACCGGTTCCAACCGCGGCATCGGGCTGGAGCTGGTCAAACAGCTGCTGGGGACGCCGCGACCGCCAGCCTGGATCTTCGCCACCTGCCGGGACCCCGAGGGGCCGCGGGCCCAG GAGCTGAGAGATCTGGCATCCAAACACCCAAACCTGGTTCTCGTGAAGCTGG ATGTTGCGAATCCCTCAGCTATTACGGATGCAGTGAAGATCgtggaggggaagctgaacggcACAGGCTTGAACCTGCTGATAAACAACGCTGGCATCTACACCCCGACGGCATCGCTGGAGACAGTAGATGCTGAAGAGATGATAAGGATGTACAAGACCAATGCGGTGGGGCCAATGCTGATGGCCCAG GCGTTCCTGCCCCTGTTGAAGAAGGCTGCCCGGGAGAGCACGGAAAAGGGACTGAGTTGCAGCAAGGCAGCCATCATCAACATCTCCACCATCATGGGGTCCATCGAGAAAACTCCCGAGTCCTTCTTCAAGCCTGTCATCTCCTACCGCTGCAGCAAG gctGCCCTCAACATGCTCACCAAGTGCCAGGCTCTGACCTACGGGGAAGCCGGGATCCTCTGCGTGGCGCTTCATCCTGGCTGGGTGAAAACCGACATGGGCAGCCAGGAG GCTGACCTAACGGTGGACACAAGCGTGCGGGGGCTGCTATCTGTACTGCCGATCCTCTCCGAGAAACACAGCGGGACCCTGCTCAACTGGGAAGGTAAAGCTATTCCTTGGTGA